One region of Primulina tabacum isolate GXHZ01 chromosome 17, ASM2559414v2, whole genome shotgun sequence genomic DNA includes:
- the LOC142531884 gene encoding calmodulin-binding transcription activator 2-like isoform X1 — protein MAEIGSPYSLGHRLDVQQILSEARHRWLRPAEICEILGCYEKFKVSPQPPNKPISGSVFLFDRKVLRYFRKDGHNWRKKKDGKTVKEAHEKLKVGSVDMLHCYYAHGEDNENFQRRSYWLLEQDLMHIVFVHYLEVKGNKTTSSYARSIETETSYSENGMSFRGTSPSSTISSAFENAESEDNHQASSRFHSYAESLLTDDSHSGLSSFNDLLQHPGNQQFAAANYKLLSQGTREGEFSGGSFTSGSQAIPDLASWQQVYGLRITGEDVDEQVSGCSLPIQANWQPSYENCSFHLNNTTENQDLMLNLAHVPGSTMFEEKSLPPNQKNEMEHSYTYPDEHKKQSEQSNLQMLISDADYGNAINSNLDNVGSIHGNQNYSFSVKMPIMNELQAEESLKKVDSFSRWVDKELGEADELQLKSTTGSSWNLMGSEDDSNMPGQLQEYIDTLNPSISQDQLFSIIEFLPNWAYSNSETEVLVAGTFLKSKQELAKCRWSIMFGEVEVPAVVLADGFLSCNAPPHNPGLVPFYVTSSNRLACSEIREFEFRFESDENNDVSEHDATVMHLQQRFEKLLCVGPVESQVNSVEDVFENPSVVEAVFSSLENEKQMDAKLELINGMPQLNMIWQQLLEKPLKEKFCGWLLQRVLEGKGLTFVDEMGQGLLHLAAALGFNWALRPIIVSGVSIDFRDVNGWTALHWASFCGREDTVVALVSLGASPGALTDPSSEYPLGRPPAELAAASGHKGISGFLAETSLTAHLSSLGVTDRPKEGSVNVSAVKAVHTLSERVAVPDSEKDVPDALSLKDSLAAVCNATQAAARIHQIYRIQSFQRKQLNRQGSEVLSPDEKAVSLLTTKTSRLGQSAGVANAAATRIQKKFRGWRIRKEFLLLRQKIVKIQAHVRGHQVRKKYKPIIWSVGIMEKVILRWRRKGKGLRGFRSDAMLKEQNTRVSLLHEDNYDFLKEGRKQAEERMQKALARVKSMVHYPEARAQYRRLLTSAEVFRENKDASDRIPYNENTIYPEEDLFDLEALLDDDSFMSLAFE, from the exons GCGGTTCTGTTTTTCTTTTTGATCGGAAGGTATTAAGGTACTTCCGGAAGGATGGCCACAACTGgagaaagaagaaagacgggaaaACTGTTAAGGAAGCCCATGAAAAACTGAAG GTTGGAAGTGTTGATATGTTACACTGCTACTACGCCCATGGAGAAGATAACGAAAATTTTCAGAGGCGAAGCTACTGGTTGCTTGAACA GGATCTCATGCACATAGTTTTTGTCCATTATCTGGAAGTTAAG GGTAATAAGACAACTAGCAGCTATGCTAGAAGCATAGAGACAGAGACATCCTATTCTGAAAATGGAATGTCATTTCGTGGAACAAGCCCCTCCAGCACCATTTCCTCAGCATTTGAAAATGCCGAATCCG AGGATAATCACCAGGCAAGTTCCAGATTTCATTCATATGCAGAGTCACTATTGACAGATGACAGCCATTCTGGTCTTTCAAGCTTTAATGATCTGCTACAACATCCAG GAAATCAGCAATTTGCTGCCGCAAATTACAAGTTACTTTCCCAGGGGACTAGGGAGGGAGAATTTAGTGGAGGCAGTTTTACATCTGGATCTCAAGCAATACCTGATTTGGCATCTTGGCAACAGGTTTACGGACTCCGTATCACAG GTGAAGATGTTGATGAGCAGGTATCTGGGTGTTCTCTGCCTATCCAAGCCAATTGGCAG CCCTCCTATGAGAACTGTTCGTTTCATTTGAACAATACAACCGAAAACCAGGATCTGATGTTGAATTTGGCCCATGTTCCTGGAAGTACTATGTTTGAGGAGAAATCTCTTCCACCAAATCAAAAGAATGAGATGGAGCATTCCTACACATATCCTGATGAGCATAAGAAGCAGTCTGAGCAAAGTAATCTTCAAATGCTGatttcagatgctgattatggaAATGCAATAAACTCAAATTTGGATAATGTTGGGAGTATCCATGGAAACCAAAACTACTCATTCTCTGTGAAAATGCCAATAATGAATGAATTACAAGCAGAAGAAAGCTTGAAGAAAGTTGATAGCTTTTCCCGTTGGGTTGATAAAGAACTTGGAGAAGCTGATGAACTGCAATTGAAGTCAACTACTGGAAGTTCATGGAATCTTATGGGAAGCGAGGATGACTCCAATATGCCAGGTCAATTGCAGGAATACATAGATACTCTAAACCCTTCTATTTCCCAGGATCAGCTTTTTAGCATTATTGAGTTTTTGCCGAACTGGGCATATTCAAACTCGGAGACGGAG GTTTTGGTTGCTGGAACTTTTCTCAAAAGCAAACAGGAATTGGCGAAATGCAGGTGGTCGATTATGTTTGGAGAGGTGGAGGTGCCAGCGGTGGTTTTAGCAGATGGATTTCTCTCTTGCAATGCTCCTCCACATAATCCTGGACTGGTTCCTTTCTATGTAACTTCTTCGAACAGGTTGGCTTGTAGTGAAATAAGAGAATTTGAATTTAGGTTTGAGTCAGACGAAAATAATGATGTCAGCGAACATGATGCAACCGTAATGCATCTCCAGCAACGGTTTGAGAAGTTACTCTGCGTGGGACCTGTTGAAAGCCAGGTCAATTCAGTGGAGGATGTTTTTGAAAATCCGAGTGTAGTTGAGGCTGTCTTTTCTTCCCTGGAGAACGAAAAGCAAATGGATGCCAAGCTGGAATTAATAAATGGCATGCCACAGCTAAACATGATTTGGCAACAGCTCCTTGAAAAGCCGCTTAAAGAGAAattttgtggttggcttctccAACGAGTACTGGAAGGCAAGGGGCTAACATTTGTTGATGAAATGGGTCAAGGTTTGTTGCATTTAGCAGCTGCTCTAGGTTTTAATTGGGCCCTCCGGCCAATTATAGTTTCAGGGGTGAGCATAGATTTTCGTGATGTCAATGGATGGACAGCACTACATTGGGCTTCATTCTGTGGCAG GGAGGACACAGTTGTAGCCCTAGTTTCTTTGGGTGCATCTCCTGGAGCGCTGACAGATCCTTCTTCTGAATATCCACTGGGTAGACCTCCTGCAGAGTTGGCTGCTGCCAGTGGACACAAGGGGATATCTGGTTTCCTTGCTGAGACTTCCTTGACTGCACACCTATCATCTCTTGGTGTGACTGATCGACCGAAAGAAGGCAGTGTCAACGTTTCTGCCGTGAAAGCAGTACATACACTTTCGGAGCGGGTGGCTGTTCCTGATTCTGAAAAGGATGTACCAGATGCACTGTCACTGAAGGATTCACTTGCTGCTGTATGTAATGCTACTCAAGCAGCCGCTCGGATCCATCAAATTTACCGCATTCAATCATTTCAGAGGAAACAGCTTAACAGACAGGGATCTGAAGTGTTGTCTCCAGATGAAAAGGCTGTTTCCCTTTTAACAACTAAGACAAGCAGGTTAGGTCAGTCTGCTGGTGTGGCCAATGCTGCTGCCACACGTATTCAGAAAAAGTTTCGTGGTTGGAGAATAAGAAAAGAATTTTTGCTTCTACGacagaaaattgtcaaaatccaG GCTCATGTAAGGGGGCATCAAGTGAGGAAAAAGTATAAACCTATTATATGGTCAGTGGGAATCATGGAGAAGGTGATTTTACGATGGAGACGCAAAGGGAAGGGACTGCGTGGATTCCGATCTGATGCAATGTTGAAAGAGCAGAATACACGAGTCAGCTTGCTTCATGAGGACAATTATGACTTCCTGAAGGAAGGAAGAAAGCAAGCTGAAGAAAGGATGCAGAAAGCACTTGCCAGGGTGAAGTCCATGGTTCACTATCCTGAAGCACGGGCTCAGTACCGTAGATTGCTGACTTCAGCTGAAGTTTTTCGTGAAAATAAg
- the LOC142531884 gene encoding calmodulin-binding transcription activator 2-like isoform X2, which yields MAEIGSPYSLGHRLDVQQILSEARHRWLRPAEICEILGCYEKFKVSPQPPNKPISGSVFLFDRKVLRYFRKDGHNWRKKKDGKTVKEAHEKLKVGSVDMLHCYYAHGEDNENFQRRSYWLLEQDLMHIVFVHYLEVKGNKTTSSYARSIETETSYSENGMSFRGTSPSSTISSAFENAESEDNHQASSRFHSYAESLLTDDSHSGLSSFNDLLQHPGNQQFAAANYKLLSQGTREGEFSGGSFTSGSQAIPDLASWQQVYGLRITGEDVDEQVSGCSLPIQANWQDLMLNLAHVPGSTMFEEKSLPPNQKNEMEHSYTYPDEHKKQSEQSNLQMLISDADYGNAINSNLDNVGSIHGNQNYSFSVKMPIMNELQAEESLKKVDSFSRWVDKELGEADELQLKSTTGSSWNLMGSEDDSNMPGQLQEYIDTLNPSISQDQLFSIIEFLPNWAYSNSETEVLVAGTFLKSKQELAKCRWSIMFGEVEVPAVVLADGFLSCNAPPHNPGLVPFYVTSSNRLACSEIREFEFRFESDENNDVSEHDATVMHLQQRFEKLLCVGPVESQVNSVEDVFENPSVVEAVFSSLENEKQMDAKLELINGMPQLNMIWQQLLEKPLKEKFCGWLLQRVLEGKGLTFVDEMGQGLLHLAAALGFNWALRPIIVSGVSIDFRDVNGWTALHWASFCGREDTVVALVSLGASPGALTDPSSEYPLGRPPAELAAASGHKGISGFLAETSLTAHLSSLGVTDRPKEGSVNVSAVKAVHTLSERVAVPDSEKDVPDALSLKDSLAAVCNATQAAARIHQIYRIQSFQRKQLNRQGSEVLSPDEKAVSLLTTKTSRLGQSAGVANAAATRIQKKFRGWRIRKEFLLLRQKIVKIQAHVRGHQVRKKYKPIIWSVGIMEKVILRWRRKGKGLRGFRSDAMLKEQNTRVSLLHEDNYDFLKEGRKQAEERMQKALARVKSMVHYPEARAQYRRLLTSAEVFRENKDASDRIPYNENTIYPEEDLFDLEALLDDDSFMSLAFE from the exons GCGGTTCTGTTTTTCTTTTTGATCGGAAGGTATTAAGGTACTTCCGGAAGGATGGCCACAACTGgagaaagaagaaagacgggaaaACTGTTAAGGAAGCCCATGAAAAACTGAAG GTTGGAAGTGTTGATATGTTACACTGCTACTACGCCCATGGAGAAGATAACGAAAATTTTCAGAGGCGAAGCTACTGGTTGCTTGAACA GGATCTCATGCACATAGTTTTTGTCCATTATCTGGAAGTTAAG GGTAATAAGACAACTAGCAGCTATGCTAGAAGCATAGAGACAGAGACATCCTATTCTGAAAATGGAATGTCATTTCGTGGAACAAGCCCCTCCAGCACCATTTCCTCAGCATTTGAAAATGCCGAATCCG AGGATAATCACCAGGCAAGTTCCAGATTTCATTCATATGCAGAGTCACTATTGACAGATGACAGCCATTCTGGTCTTTCAAGCTTTAATGATCTGCTACAACATCCAG GAAATCAGCAATTTGCTGCCGCAAATTACAAGTTACTTTCCCAGGGGACTAGGGAGGGAGAATTTAGTGGAGGCAGTTTTACATCTGGATCTCAAGCAATACCTGATTTGGCATCTTGGCAACAGGTTTACGGACTCCGTATCACAG GTGAAGATGTTGATGAGCAGGTATCTGGGTGTTCTCTGCCTATCCAAGCCAATTGGCAG GATCTGATGTTGAATTTGGCCCATGTTCCTGGAAGTACTATGTTTGAGGAGAAATCTCTTCCACCAAATCAAAAGAATGAGATGGAGCATTCCTACACATATCCTGATGAGCATAAGAAGCAGTCTGAGCAAAGTAATCTTCAAATGCTGatttcagatgctgattatggaAATGCAATAAACTCAAATTTGGATAATGTTGGGAGTATCCATGGAAACCAAAACTACTCATTCTCTGTGAAAATGCCAATAATGAATGAATTACAAGCAGAAGAAAGCTTGAAGAAAGTTGATAGCTTTTCCCGTTGGGTTGATAAAGAACTTGGAGAAGCTGATGAACTGCAATTGAAGTCAACTACTGGAAGTTCATGGAATCTTATGGGAAGCGAGGATGACTCCAATATGCCAGGTCAATTGCAGGAATACATAGATACTCTAAACCCTTCTATTTCCCAGGATCAGCTTTTTAGCATTATTGAGTTTTTGCCGAACTGGGCATATTCAAACTCGGAGACGGAG GTTTTGGTTGCTGGAACTTTTCTCAAAAGCAAACAGGAATTGGCGAAATGCAGGTGGTCGATTATGTTTGGAGAGGTGGAGGTGCCAGCGGTGGTTTTAGCAGATGGATTTCTCTCTTGCAATGCTCCTCCACATAATCCTGGACTGGTTCCTTTCTATGTAACTTCTTCGAACAGGTTGGCTTGTAGTGAAATAAGAGAATTTGAATTTAGGTTTGAGTCAGACGAAAATAATGATGTCAGCGAACATGATGCAACCGTAATGCATCTCCAGCAACGGTTTGAGAAGTTACTCTGCGTGGGACCTGTTGAAAGCCAGGTCAATTCAGTGGAGGATGTTTTTGAAAATCCGAGTGTAGTTGAGGCTGTCTTTTCTTCCCTGGAGAACGAAAAGCAAATGGATGCCAAGCTGGAATTAATAAATGGCATGCCACAGCTAAACATGATTTGGCAACAGCTCCTTGAAAAGCCGCTTAAAGAGAAattttgtggttggcttctccAACGAGTACTGGAAGGCAAGGGGCTAACATTTGTTGATGAAATGGGTCAAGGTTTGTTGCATTTAGCAGCTGCTCTAGGTTTTAATTGGGCCCTCCGGCCAATTATAGTTTCAGGGGTGAGCATAGATTTTCGTGATGTCAATGGATGGACAGCACTACATTGGGCTTCATTCTGTGGCAG GGAGGACACAGTTGTAGCCCTAGTTTCTTTGGGTGCATCTCCTGGAGCGCTGACAGATCCTTCTTCTGAATATCCACTGGGTAGACCTCCTGCAGAGTTGGCTGCTGCCAGTGGACACAAGGGGATATCTGGTTTCCTTGCTGAGACTTCCTTGACTGCACACCTATCATCTCTTGGTGTGACTGATCGACCGAAAGAAGGCAGTGTCAACGTTTCTGCCGTGAAAGCAGTACATACACTTTCGGAGCGGGTGGCTGTTCCTGATTCTGAAAAGGATGTACCAGATGCACTGTCACTGAAGGATTCACTTGCTGCTGTATGTAATGCTACTCAAGCAGCCGCTCGGATCCATCAAATTTACCGCATTCAATCATTTCAGAGGAAACAGCTTAACAGACAGGGATCTGAAGTGTTGTCTCCAGATGAAAAGGCTGTTTCCCTTTTAACAACTAAGACAAGCAGGTTAGGTCAGTCTGCTGGTGTGGCCAATGCTGCTGCCACACGTATTCAGAAAAAGTTTCGTGGTTGGAGAATAAGAAAAGAATTTTTGCTTCTACGacagaaaattgtcaaaatccaG GCTCATGTAAGGGGGCATCAAGTGAGGAAAAAGTATAAACCTATTATATGGTCAGTGGGAATCATGGAGAAGGTGATTTTACGATGGAGACGCAAAGGGAAGGGACTGCGTGGATTCCGATCTGATGCAATGTTGAAAGAGCAGAATACACGAGTCAGCTTGCTTCATGAGGACAATTATGACTTCCTGAAGGAAGGAAGAAAGCAAGCTGAAGAAAGGATGCAGAAAGCACTTGCCAGGGTGAAGTCCATGGTTCACTATCCTGAAGCACGGGCTCAGTACCGTAGATTGCTGACTTCAGCTGAAGTTTTTCGTGAAAATAAg